Proteins found in one Rhodovulum sp. MB263 genomic segment:
- a CDS encoding DUF4123 domain-containing protein translates to MGSEDFWLALEANSPNGDGHSSAAVHEVTLPSVRALDAQFGVWPKKHLPEDISSNLFGENFFSSEEILHAEQSTHTFAILDAAKIPYLPDTLANSGLTYLNLFRGTAAQELADVSPYIVKLEIENDFVRKLFTDTGRKTDLWSNEVGIYVRSKDTIENMLRLFRQFTRVRDEHDNWSYFRFWEPDVAEVHFSYLSRRADLATGWFYTDNENPVGYVIVRRDGRATKYIPNGPFAGISFNNFRMEVEEKETLKARRVQANFLKIQSRLATLLPGKTEFEIRDALNRVAERFSQYGFVNTGSIFALCWYELTQGPHFERKLKVSALKDLEQKQVAEDLRILKLQSALGQ, encoded by the coding sequence TTGGGTAGCGAGGACTTTTGGCTGGCCCTTGAGGCAAACTCACCGAATGGAGACGGTCATTCTTCTGCGGCGGTTCATGAGGTAACCCTTCCTTCGGTAAGAGCACTTGACGCGCAATTTGGCGTTTGGCCGAAAAAACACCTACCTGAAGATATTTCATCCAACCTTTTTGGGGAGAACTTCTTTTCTTCAGAAGAAATTTTGCACGCAGAACAGTCAACGCATACGTTTGCCATTCTGGATGCCGCGAAAATACCTTATTTACCCGACACGTTGGCGAATAGTGGGTTAACGTATCTGAACTTGTTTCGAGGCACCGCTGCGCAAGAGCTCGCAGATGTTTCTCCATATATAGTCAAATTGGAAATCGAAAATGATTTCGTGCGGAAGCTTTTTACAGACACAGGGAGGAAAACTGACCTGTGGAGCAACGAGGTCGGCATCTATGTTAGGTCGAAAGACACAATAGAAAATATGCTGAGGCTATTTCGGCAGTTCACACGGGTTCGCGATGAGCACGATAACTGGAGCTATTTCAGGTTTTGGGAGCCCGATGTGGCAGAAGTGCATTTTTCATATCTCTCGCGCCGAGCCGACCTGGCGACGGGTTGGTTTTATACAGACAATGAAAATCCTGTTGGATATGTGATAGTCAGGCGAGACGGAAGAGCGACCAAATACATTCCGAACGGGCCATTCGCGGGAATTTCTTTCAATAATTTCAGGATGGAGGTCGAAGAAAAGGAGACACTTAAGGCGCGTCGCGTTCAAGCAAACTTTTTGAAAATCCAGAGTCGTTTGGCAACACTCCTCCCTGGAAAAACTGAGTTCGAGATAAGAGACGCGCTCAATCGTGTTGCTGAACGCTTTTCGCAATACGGCTTCGTCAACACCGGCTCCATATTCGCGCTTTGTTGGTATGAGCTGACCCAAGGCCCTCATTTTGAACGCAAACTAAAAGTGAGCGCCCTGAAAGACTTGGAACAGAAGCAAGTCGCGGAGGACTTGCGAATCTTGAAGCTTCAATCGGCCTTGGGCCAATAG
- a CDS encoding type IV secretion system protein — translation MLVLLFKISLIKAFALNWANFNFVSEHLIDGLDELAGSLIGSATGEEAIGSAYFAARFDLQMDRLAEYGNEAASHMSRVSKALMGVFFMALIALVGGLAGAVLVLAKMMITLLIGLAPVMILCSMFDVTKDYFHRWVSSLASFSLYPVVIAGVFSMVFGLVTLLVSDLGAINTADKAGEMVPFLGVV, via the coding sequence ATGCTGGTGCTGCTCTTCAAAATCAGCTTGATCAAGGCATTTGCGCTTAACTGGGCGAACTTCAACTTTGTCAGTGAACACCTAATCGACGGATTGGACGAGCTTGCTGGGAGCCTAATTGGCTCCGCCACAGGTGAGGAGGCCATTGGCTCGGCCTATTTCGCCGCACGGTTTGATCTCCAAATGGACCGGCTAGCGGAGTACGGCAACGAAGCCGCCTCGCATATGTCCAGAGTTAGCAAAGCGTTGATGGGTGTCTTCTTCATGGCCCTAATTGCTTTGGTCGGCGGGTTGGCAGGAGCGGTCTTGGTACTCGCGAAAATGATGATAACGCTGCTAATCGGATTGGCGCCGGTCATGATCCTCTGTTCGATGTTCGACGTGACGAAAGACTACTTCCACCGTTGGGTATCCTCGCTGGCGAGTTTCTCCCTTTACCCGGTCGTGATCGCCGGAGTGTTTTCGATGGTCTTCGGCTTGGTAACGCTACTGGTCAGTGACCTTGGAGCCATAAACACCGCAGACAAAGCCGGAGAGATGGTCCCGTTTTTAGGCGTGGTGTGA
- a CDS encoding HNH endonuclease family protein, translated as MRRLLSLLLLSLTLLTCAPVAQAPQSVAPAAPYTRAAFGSGWTDPDGDCLDTRAEMLADLSTVPVRLAPSGCSVRHGRWFAPYTGQVITEAGDLDIDHIVPLRYAWGHGAASWPAAKRARFARDPVNLLPVSASANRSKGARGPLEWLPPDPGFRCQYVLRFRRIAASYGLVQSAAEERELVALTGRLCGA; from the coding sequence ATGCGCCGTCTCCTGTCCCTGCTCCTGCTGAGCCTCACGCTCCTGACCTGCGCGCCGGTCGCGCAGGCGCCGCAGAGCGTTGCACCGGCCGCGCCCTATACCCGCGCGGCCTTCGGCTCGGGCTGGACCGATCCGGACGGCGATTGCCTCGATACCCGGGCCGAGATGCTGGCGGACCTCTCCACCGTGCCGGTGCGGCTCGCGCCCTCGGGCTGCTCGGTGCGCCACGGCCGCTGGTTCGCACCGTATACCGGGCAGGTGATCACCGAGGCGGGCGATCTCGACATCGATCACATCGTGCCGCTGCGCTATGCGTGGGGCCACGGTGCCGCCAGTTGGCCCGCCGCCAAGCGCGCCCGCTTCGCCCGCGATCCCGTCAACCTGCTGCCCGTCAGTGCCTCCGCAAACCGCTCCAAGGGCGCGCGCGGACCGCTGGAATGGCTGCCGCCGGATCCTGGCTTCCGTTGTCAGTATGTGCTGCGGTTCCGGCGGATCGCCGCAAGCTACGGGCTTGTGCAGTCTGCCGCCGAGGAGCGGGAACTGGTCGCGCTGACCGGGCGGCTGTGTGGGGCATAG
- the xerC gene encoding tyrosine recombinase XerC — translation MSKRYLWRHPSGRIYVRLRGRLCRIMAPEGTAEFDREYWEILTGKRMQAKTSWNALMDDYRTSDRWLGLKPRTRQDYDKVMAYLREKIGTRDVKALTRADVIAAQKANAHRTRFANYIPQMLVILCEHAIDLGWLANNPAKGVRALKTPEKRRKEHFPWPDWAVEKFRSEAEELPRLIFEIGVGSVQRPGDWVGFRWGDYNGESLTLCQNKTDKSLVLPCTNQLRAALDRAKGALGAVPIAGRPILMKRDGNPVSYRYMAQIMLKERRRLGLEAYDLHALRYRGVQELALHGCTDDEIAAYSGHATKAMIEKYAGEARQIMRARQAAEKRR, via the coding sequence GTGAGCAAGCGCTATCTCTGGCGGCATCCGAGCGGACGCATCTACGTGCGCCTCAGGGGGCGTCTGTGCAGGATCATGGCCCCAGAGGGAACCGCGGAATTCGACCGGGAGTATTGGGAGATCCTGACCGGGAAGCGGATGCAGGCCAAGACCTCCTGGAACGCCCTTATGGACGATTACCGGACCTCTGACCGCTGGCTGGGGCTGAAACCCCGCACCCGTCAAGACTATGACAAGGTGATGGCCTACCTCCGGGAGAAGATCGGCACCCGCGACGTGAAGGCGCTGACGCGGGCGGACGTGATCGCCGCGCAGAAGGCGAACGCGCATCGGACCCGCTTCGCGAACTACATCCCGCAGATGCTGGTGATCCTCTGCGAGCACGCTATCGACCTGGGCTGGCTGGCGAACAACCCTGCGAAGGGGGTTCGGGCCCTCAAGACCCCCGAGAAACGCCGGAAAGAGCATTTTCCCTGGCCGGATTGGGCGGTAGAGAAATTCCGCTCGGAAGCCGAAGAACTGCCCCGCCTGATCTTCGAAATCGGCGTCGGCAGCGTTCAGAGGCCGGGGGATTGGGTGGGCTTCCGCTGGGGCGACTACAACGGCGAGTCCCTGACCCTTTGCCAGAACAAGACCGACAAGTCCCTCGTGCTTCCGTGCACAAACCAGCTCAGGGCGGCTCTGGATCGTGCGAAGGGCGCGCTCGGCGCGGTGCCCATCGCTGGACGACCGATCCTGATGAAGCGCGACGGCAACCCCGTGAGCTATCGCTACATGGCGCAGATCATGTTGAAGGAGCGGCGCCGCCTCGGGCTCGAAGCCTACGACCTGCACGCGCTGCGCTATCGCGGGGTGCAGGAACTGGCGCTGCACGGCTGCACCGACGACGAGATCGCGGCCTACAGCGGACACGCCACGAAAGCGATGATCGAGAAATACGCGGGCGAGGCCCGGCAGATCATGCGGGCGCGTCAGGCTGCGGAAAAGAGACGCTGA
- a CDS encoding tyrosine-type recombinase/integrase, which translates to MPWTSALPAFASGWAVELNQVKDALQVTSGGFTFLEANGKVRSVKGLGNLIAESARTAGISKSAHGLRKSRLTAIAEAGGTAHAIMAWGGHQTLQEAERYTRAAQLKKLVMGDEHIENSVSLEIRDTKTAKT; encoded by the coding sequence GTGCCATGGACTAGCGCGCTTCCGGCTTTTGCAAGTGGATGGGCTGTGGAACTGAACCAGGTGAAAGATGCCCTCCAGGTCACATCTGGCGGGTTCACCTTCCTGGAGGCAAACGGCAAGGTCCGGTCGGTGAAGGGGCTTGGCAACCTTATCGCAGAATCAGCCCGAACCGCAGGCATCAGCAAGTCTGCACACGGCCTTCGAAAATCGCGACTGACAGCCATCGCTGAAGCGGGCGGAACTGCGCATGCGATTATGGCATGGGGTGGTCACCAGACCCTTCAGGAGGCCGAGCGTTACACGCGCGCGGCGCAGCTGAAAAAGCTGGTCATGGGTGATGAACATATAGAGAACAGTGTATCACTTGAAATCCGTGATACAAAAACAGCGAAAACCTAA
- a CDS encoding IS3 family transposase (programmed frameshift), with product MSKRKQHAPEFKAKVALEALKGEETAAELASRFGVHPTMIHQWKRALLEGASGVFERGGRKRPEIDEEQVKELHAKIGELAVANFFFGTKAEALGREVRRGMIEPDHPQLSIGQQCRLLSIARSSYYYEPKGETAQNLGLMRQIDEQFLETPFFGVRQMTWHLRNDGHLVNEKRIRRLMRLMGLMPIYQKPNTSRPAKGHKTYPYLLKGLHVDRPNQVWCSDITYLPMRRGFLYLIAIMDWHTRKVLSWRISNTLEADFCVEALSEAIHKFGPPEIMNTDQGSQFTSCAWTDRLRRSGVRISMDGKGRFLDNIFIERLWRTLKYECVYLHAWETGSETKGAIRKWMTFYNHQRPHSALGGKPPALVYWQRNDINKPDQQVQRVA from the exons ATGTCGAAACGCAAGCAGCACGCGCCTGAGTTCAAGGCGAAGGTCGCGCTGGAAGCCCTGAAGGGTGAAGAGACGGCGGCCGAGCTGGCGAGCCGGTTCGGAGTGCATCCGACGATGATCCATCAATGGAAGCGCGCCCTGCTCGAAGGCGCGTCCGGCGTGTTCGAGCGCGGTGGCCGCAAGAGACCCGAGATCGACGAGGAGCAGGTGAAGGAGCTCCACGCCAAGATCGGGGAGCTGGCGGTGGCCAACT TCTTTTTTGGAACGAAAGCTGAAGCCCTGGGGCGGGAAGTGAGGCGCGGTATGATCGAGCCTGACCATCCTCAGCTGTCCATCGGTCAGCAGTGCAGGCTGCTGTCGATTGCGCGCTCGTCCTATTACTACGAGCCGAAGGGAGAGACCGCACAGAACCTCGGCCTGATGCGGCAGATCGACGAGCAGTTCCTGGAGACGCCGTTCTTCGGTGTCCGCCAGATGACCTGGCACCTGCGCAATGACGGGCATCTCGTGAACGAGAAGCGAATACGCCGGCTAATGCGCCTCATGGGGCTGATGCCGATTTACCAGAAGCCCAACACGAGCAGGCCGGCGAAAGGACACAAGACCTATCCTTACCTTCTGAAAGGGCTGCACGTGGATCGTCCGAACCAGGTCTGGTGCTCGGACATCACCTACCTGCCCATGCGCCGCGGGTTCCTATACCTCATAGCGATCATGGACTGGCACACGCGCAAGGTTCTATCCTGGCGGATCTCGAACACCCTGGAGGCCGACTTCTGCGTCGAAGCACTGAGCGAGGCCATCCACAAGTTCGGCCCGCCCGAGATCATGAACACGGATCAGGGCAGCCAGTTCACGTCCTGCGCCTGGACCGACCGGCTCCGCCGATCCGGTGTGCGCATCTCGATGGATGGGAAAGGCCGATTCCTCGACAACATCTTCATCGAGCGGCTGTGGCGAACCCTGAAATACGAATGCGTCTACCTGCATGCCTGGGAGACCGGATCAGAGACGAAAGGGGCTATCCGGAAATGGATGACCTTCTACAACCACCAGCGTCCTCACTCAGCCCTCGGCGGCAAGCCACCGGCGCTGGTTTATTGGCAGAGAAATGATATCAACAAACCCGATCAGCAGGTGCAAAGAGTAGCTTAA
- a CDS encoding phage portal protein gives MEGVTMWPFKRKEETRAASSFTAEVMRLRENWIAGASGVAELTATVQTCVSLWEQGLSLAEVKGTPLLDRFTLAMIGRSLALRGEVVLWLRGDRLVPASDWDLSTRDGRPRAYRLTIPEVGGGATFTALAGEVLHIRIGADAAQPWIGSAPLRRARLTAGLLQAVETALSETYENAPIGTQIVPLPDSDSDDMAAMRAAFRGRRGSVLVVEGVAQATAAGQHPQIGQHPDDLTPDLSKAMTKETLDAARNAVSGAFGVLPGLLNPATTGPMVREAQRHLAQWMLQPIAALIAEEASEKLGTAVTLDVMTPLQAFDAGGRARAMSAIIGAMVQAKEAGIDPAQALKLVDWNE, from the coding sequence ATGGAGGGCGTGACCATGTGGCCATTCAAGCGCAAGGAAGAAACCCGGGCGGCGTCGAGCTTCACTGCCGAAGTGATGCGGCTGCGCGAAAACTGGATCGCCGGGGCATCGGGGGTGGCTGAGTTGACCGCGACGGTGCAGACCTGCGTTTCCCTATGGGAACAGGGCCTTTCCCTGGCGGAGGTGAAAGGCACGCCGCTGCTGGACCGCTTCACCTTGGCGATGATCGGCCGGTCTCTGGCCCTGCGTGGCGAGGTTGTGCTTTGGCTGCGCGGCGACAGGCTGGTGCCCGCCTCCGATTGGGATCTGTCCACCCGCGATGGCCGCCCGAGGGCCTATCGGCTGACGATTCCCGAAGTGGGCGGCGGTGCGACCTTCACCGCGCTGGCGGGCGAGGTGCTGCATATCCGTATCGGCGCGGATGCCGCGCAACCCTGGATCGGCTCCGCCCCTCTGCGACGGGCGCGGCTCACGGCCGGGCTTCTGCAGGCCGTCGAAACCGCGCTTTCCGAGACCTACGAAAATGCGCCCATCGGGACGCAGATCGTGCCTTTGCCGGATTCGGACTCTGACGACATGGCGGCGATGCGTGCAGCGTTCCGTGGGCGGCGCGGTTCGGTCCTGGTGGTCGAGGGCGTGGCACAGGCCACCGCCGCCGGGCAACACCCCCAGATCGGCCAGCACCCGGACGACCTTACGCCGGATCTTTCCAAGGCGATGACCAAGGAAACGCTGGACGCGGCACGCAATGCTGTCAGCGGCGCTTTCGGTGTCCTGCCTGGGCTTCTGAACCCGGCGACCACGGGGCCGATGGTTCGGGAGGCCCAGCGACATCTGGCACAGTGGATGCTGCAGCCCATCGCGGCGCTGATCGCAGAAGAGGCGTCCGAGAAGCTGGGGACGGCTGTCACCCTGGACGTGATGACGCCGCTGCAAGCCTTCGACGCGGGCGGCCGGGCGCGCGCCATGTCCGCGATCATCGGCGCGATGGTGCAAGCCAAAGAGGCCGGGATCGACCCGGCGCAGGCGCTGAAACTGGTGGACTGGAACGAATAG
- a CDS encoding bacteriophage spanin2 family protein, translating into MRTLLAALLLAGCGGLPVPLGPQVAANVQAGAENVQGVKVENAPSILRPRTREIRQEQSENHLRADRVDTVIVNVIPPWIVLVALIGWIAPSPGEIGRRVREAVRGRRQARN; encoded by the coding sequence ATGAGGACGCTCCTCGCGGCGCTGCTGCTGGCAGGCTGCGGCGGGCTGCCGGTCCCGCTCGGGCCGCAGGTCGCCGCCAATGTCCAGGCCGGGGCCGAGAACGTGCAAGGTGTGAAGGTCGAGAACGCCCCTTCCATCCTTCGGCCCCGCACCCGCGAGATCCGCCAGGAGCAATCCGAGAACCACCTCCGAGCCGACCGCGTCGACACCGTCATCGTCAATGTCATCCCGCCCTGGATCGTCCTGGTCGCGCTGATCGGATGGATCGCCCCCTCGCCCGGCGAGATCGGGCGAAGGGTCAGAGAAGCGGTCAGGGGGCGGCGACAAGCTCGAAATTAA
- a CDS encoding ATP-dependent Clp protease proteolytic subunit, whose product MRREAGMLDKISETYAQAYSRATGHPVERIRAWMAAETWMTADEALALNFCDGLFGDDDALQSEPVAAFDYTRFKAPPPELVRLAVRNGWTGNAA is encoded by the coding sequence CTGCGCCGCGAGGCGGGCATGCTGGACAAGATTTCCGAGACCTATGCGCAGGCCTATTCCCGAGCCACGGGCCATCCGGTCGAGCGTATCCGCGCCTGGATGGCGGCGGAAACCTGGATGACCGCCGACGAGGCTTTGGCGCTCAACTTCTGCGACGGCCTCTTTGGCGATGATGACGCTCTCCAATCCGAGCCGGTGGCCGCGTTCGACTACACGCGCTTCAAGGCCCCGCCGCCCGAGCTGGTGCGGCTCGCGGTGCGGAATGGCTGGACTGGAAACGCGGCCTGA
- a CDS encoding GAD-like domain-containing protein yields MADIEKNYRARAEKLGEPTAREPMPEAELAYCEGRLPPRLIRFMEELGYATFQQGGVTIAKPYTLAPVLALVFKSDPDLRHDDCTVVSYNPFGDLLVWSDRLKTFRISLAEGRISSQELAPTQFGPPLQRPKPASPPDPNLIARSAVMVRPDDFDFLDYAGQEMLARCIAMHGPIDLGECYGFFPALALVGVESPMRRVENIRRVPALEHFAFLAQAQPFYLTKVGPAGVEKVREIG; encoded by the coding sequence ATGGCCGATATTGAGAAGAACTACCGCGCTCGCGCCGAGAAGCTTGGAGAACCGACCGCACGCGAACCCATGCCTGAAGCGGAGCTGGCCTATTGCGAAGGCCGTCTGCCACCCCGCCTGATCCGCTTCATGGAAGAGTTGGGTTATGCGACTTTTCAGCAGGGTGGAGTGACTATTGCCAAGCCTTACACTCTCGCCCCGGTCCTTGCCCTCGTCTTCAAGTCTGACCCCGACCTCAGACACGATGATTGTACCGTTGTTTCCTACAATCCATTTGGCGATCTTCTTGTCTGGTCCGACAGATTGAAGACATTCCGCATTTCTCTAGCCGAGGGCCGCATTAGCTCACAGGAGCTTGCTCCGACACAGTTTGGACCGCCACTTCAACGACCAAAACCTGCATCCCCTCCCGACCCAAACCTCATTGCTCGCAGCGCAGTCATGGTGCGCCCGGACGACTTCGACTTCCTCGACTATGCAGGCCAGGAGATGCTCGCCCGCTGCATTGCTATGCACGGCCCGATCGATCTCGGCGAATGCTACGGCTTCTTCCCTGCCCTCGCGCTGGTCGGCGTCGAGAGCCCGATGCGCCGGGTAGAGAACATCCGCCGGGTGCCCGCGCTGGAACACTTCGCTTTCCTCGCCCAGGCGCAGCCTTTCTACCTCACCAAGGTCGGCCCGGCTGGCGTCGAGAAGGTCCGTGAAATCGGGTAG
- a CDS encoding helicase RepA family protein yields MAGLETRPEAVAGERAAMAKDPTKGTEGASEGAVSHLYGNRARLKPRALSLLSATTWAADLSPCLARPYLVKGWLDQSALSVLYGPSNSGKSFLALDLAHHVAKGRSWGNRRVNKGRVLYIAAEGGGGFANRVSALDEPEFFVLSVPITLTGTDSAAGPLTEVLQHLSAVGGAGFDLIVIDTMARVMGGRDENAAPDIADLVRNLDLIRRVTGAHVMLVHHTGKDTGRGARGHSSLRAAIDTEIELSRDDLGQITAEVTKQRDGPTGYRFCYQLRQVELGLDQDGDPVTTCLVDPAVPAEAGRAGVSEAARKALSLLNRLIEDRGEVHRKARRPIARAQAP; encoded by the coding sequence ATGGCTGGACTGGAAACGCGGCCTGAGGCCGTCGCAGGGGAACGAGCGGCCATGGCCAAAGATCCGACAAAAGGGACCGAAGGCGCTTCCGAGGGCGCGGTCAGCCATCTTTATGGCAATCGTGCGCGCTTGAAGCCCCGCGCCCTGTCCCTGCTGAGCGCCACGACCTGGGCGGCGGATCTGTCGCCCTGCCTGGCTCGCCCGTATCTGGTCAAGGGCTGGCTCGACCAGTCGGCCCTTTCCGTCCTCTACGGCCCGTCCAACAGCGGGAAGTCGTTCCTCGCCCTGGATCTGGCGCACCATGTCGCCAAGGGGCGCAGCTGGGGAAACCGGCGGGTGAACAAGGGCCGCGTCCTCTATATCGCGGCAGAGGGCGGCGGCGGCTTCGCGAACCGGGTGTCGGCGCTCGATGAACCCGAATTCTTCGTGCTGTCGGTCCCGATCACGCTGACCGGAACGGACAGCGCGGCCGGGCCGCTGACCGAAGTGCTGCAACACCTCTCGGCCGTGGGCGGCGCTGGCTTCGACCTGATCGTCATAGACACGATGGCGCGGGTGATGGGGGGCCGGGATGAGAACGCGGCCCCTGACATTGCCGACCTGGTGCGCAATCTCGACCTGATCCGGCGTGTCACCGGGGCGCATGTCATGCTGGTGCACCACACCGGCAAGGACACCGGGCGCGGGGCGCGAGGGCATTCGTCCCTTCGTGCCGCCATCGACACCGAAATCGAACTGTCCCGCGACGACCTGGGGCAGATCACCGCCGAAGTGACGAAGCAGCGCGACGGGCCGACCGGCTATCGCTTCTGCTACCAGCTTCGGCAGGTCGAGCTTGGGCTCGACCAAGACGGCGATCCCGTCACGACCTGTCTGGTTGACCCGGCGGTGCCCGCAGAGGCGGGACGCGCGGGCGTGAGCGAAGCGGCGCGAAAGGCCCTGTCGCTCCTCAACAGGCTGATCGAGGACCGTGGCGAGGTTCACCGCAAAGCTCGAAGACCAATAGCGCGCGCCCAGGCCCCTTGA
- a CDS encoding lysozyme, which yields MRRILKRGAAATALALSFVGGNEGLKTEAYLDIVGVPTVCFGETRGVNLGDSYTPAQCRAMFAGRLAEFEAGLDRLIADPVETRIPDRTYVAILDWAYNVGLGAAGRSTLIRKLNAGDLRGACNELPRWRFAGGKGVRGLAIRRNKARQLCHEGLDGVPADAPFRWSGA from the coding sequence ATGCGCAGGATCCTGAAGCGCGGCGCCGCCGCCACCGCCCTCGCGCTCAGCTTCGTCGGCGGCAATGAGGGCCTGAAGACAGAGGCCTATCTCGACATCGTCGGCGTGCCGACCGTCTGCTTCGGCGAAACGCGCGGCGTCAATCTCGGCGACAGCTACACGCCCGCCCAGTGCCGAGCGATGTTCGCAGGAAGGCTCGCAGAGTTCGAGGCCGGGCTCGACCGGCTGATCGCCGATCCCGTCGAGACCCGCATCCCCGACCGGACCTATGTCGCGATCCTCGACTGGGCCTATAATGTGGGCCTCGGCGCGGCCGGGCGCTCGACGCTCATCCGCAAGCTCAACGCGGGCGACCTGCGCGGCGCCTGCAATGAGCTTCCGCGCTGGCGCTTCGCGGGCGGCAAGGGCGTGCGCGGCCTCGCGATCCGCCGCAACAAGGCTCGCCAGCTCTGCCATGAGGGGCTCGACGGCGTGCCGGCCGATGCGCCGTTCCGCTGGTCGGGCGCATGA
- a CDS encoding DUF2235 domain-containing protein produces MNDLSNVAKLYRSYDSFVPKTAENNTDGAKIRRFSEIFDGIGTTAGQDDSTIGFALGWGRSGVEERVKDAFLVFLRHLNKAKSSGAIKSIKVDVFGFSRGAAAARHFLNCVKRGHAGHGYGGPFYELQEEDKSKLEIRFLGIFDTVVSWGLVANDSSWGNLRITLPDDIATKIVHITALDEFRENFPLTEAPNSAETIRMPGAHSDIGGGYPEFYEECVEVKRARSQFDNFNPRPAETGRVFGYSDFTAEDLAIFNQLVSDGWINKSDHNALTREYETIGSNRYDPYWNRWFLKRKWIKDPGLSHVALHVMFRKAIDAGVPFTALISGRNYDLPENDEVLEYLKDRLLSGEIITPAESIQYRRNYVHHSASWTPSGPFFPLQPHEGASRRTVYNNDGSTKES; encoded by the coding sequence GTGAACGATCTTAGCAATGTCGCGAAACTATACCGGAGCTATGATTCTTTCGTCCCGAAGACTGCAGAAAATAACACTGATGGGGCTAAAATACGTCGATTTTCAGAAATTTTTGACGGCATCGGCACCACGGCAGGGCAGGATGACAGCACCATTGGCTTCGCCCTCGGATGGGGGCGCTCAGGTGTGGAAGAGCGTGTCAAAGATGCTTTCCTAGTCTTTCTAAGGCATCTGAATAAGGCTAAGTCTTCAGGAGCAATAAAATCAATTAAGGTTGATGTTTTTGGCTTTAGTCGGGGTGCGGCTGCGGCGAGGCATTTTTTAAATTGCGTCAAGCGTGGCCATGCTGGTCACGGATACGGCGGCCCATTTTATGAACTTCAAGAGGAAGATAAGTCAAAACTGGAGATCCGTTTTCTAGGCATATTTGATACGGTTGTTTCTTGGGGGCTTGTTGCGAACGATAGCAGCTGGGGCAATCTCAGGATCACGTTGCCCGACGATATAGCGACCAAGATTGTTCACATAACAGCACTGGATGAATTTCGAGAAAACTTCCCACTCACCGAAGCTCCCAACAGCGCCGAAACAATTCGCATGCCGGGGGCCCATTCTGATATTGGAGGCGGCTACCCAGAATTCTATGAGGAATGCGTAGAGGTAAAGCGCGCTCGGTCACAATTTGATAACTTCAACCCGCGGCCGGCCGAGACAGGACGAGTGTTTGGCTACAGTGATTTCACGGCAGAAGACTTGGCTATATTCAATCAGCTAGTTTCTGATGGCTGGATAAATAAATCAGACCACAATGCATTGACACGGGAGTACGAAACCATTGGCTCCAACCGGTACGATCCCTACTGGAACCGCTGGTTTCTAAAGCGCAAATGGATTAAAGATCCTGGCCTATCCCACGTCGCACTTCATGTCATGTTCCGGAAGGCCATTGACGCGGGCGTTCCATTCACAGCCTTGATCTCTGGGCGCAATTATGACCTTCCTGAGAATGACGAGGTGCTGGAATATTTGAAGGATCGTCTACTTTCTGGTGAGATCATAACACCCGCTGAAAGTATTCAGTATCGTCGCAACTACGTTCATCACTCAGCGAGCTGGACCCCATCGGGGCCATTTTTCCCGCTGCAGCCGCATGAGGGGGCAAGCCGGCGCACCGTTTACAATAACGATGGCTCCACGAAGGAAAGTTAG
- a CDS encoding helix-turn-helix domain-containing protein, whose protein sequence is MEQEKTSLAAQIRAARALCNLSQEALARAAGVSSMTVKRAEGSGSPYPAQKAIDAIRSALEVAGAEFIPENGGGAGVRLKKVASGGHDF, encoded by the coding sequence TTGGAACAAGAGAAAACTTCACTAGCCGCGCAGATTCGAGCGGCGAGGGCGCTGTGCAATCTTTCTCAAGAGGCCTTGGCGAGGGCAGCGGGTGTATCATCAATGACCGTTAAGCGGGCAGAAGGCTCAGGCAGCCCTTACCCTGCACAGAAGGCCATTGATGCGATCCGCTCTGCCTTGGAGGTCGCTGGGGCCGAGTTCATCCCCGAGAACGGCGGCGGCGCAGGGGTTCGGCTGAAGAAGGTGGCAAGCGGTGGCCACGACTTTTGA